One Skermanella pratensis genomic window, GGACCCGAAGGATCCGGTGCTCTATTTCCTGCAGAGACTGCGCGACGAGGCCCACCGTTTCGCCATCGGCACTCACCGGGCACGGCGGACCAAGGCGATCGGCCAGTCGGTGATCGACGAGATCCCGGGGATCGGGCCGTCGCGAAAGAAGGCCCTGCTGCACCATTTCGGATCGGCCCGGGGCGTCGAACGGGCGGGTCTGGCCGATCTGGAGGCAGTCGAGGGAATCAACCGGACGGTGGCGAAAAAGATTTATGACCACTTCCATCCAGACGGCTAGAATGCCGATCCAGCCGCCGGGCCTATCCAGGTCCGCCGGAATGCCGCCAATCAGAGCCTTTTGTCATGCTGACCAGCCTGCCCAATCTCCTGACACTCTCGCGGATCATCGTCATCCCGATCATCATCGGGCTGTTCTTCGTCCGTGAGCACTGGGCGGCCTGGACCGCGTGCGCCCTGTTCGCACTCGCCGCGATAACCGACTATTTCGACGGCTACCTGGCGCGGAGCTGGTCGCAGGTGTCGATCGTCGGCAAGTTCCTCGATCCGATCGCCGACAAGCTTCTGGTCGCCGCCGTGCTGTTCATGCTGGTGGCGGTGGACAAGCTGAGCGGCATCTCGGTGCTGCCGGCCGTCCTGATCCTGCTGCGGGAGGTGCTGGTCTCGGGCCTGCGCGAGTTCCTGGCCGGCATCCGCGTCGGCATGCCGGTCAGCAAGCTCGCCAAATGGAAGACCGCGATCCAGATGGTGGCGCTCGGCATCCTGATCGTGGGCGACGACGGCCCGTCCGTGCTGCCGGTCCAGTTGATCGGCGAAGTGGGCCTGTGGGCCGCCGGGCTGCTGACCCTGATCACCGGCTGGGACTACATGCACGCCGGCTGGAAGCACATGAACGAGGAACGGGAACCCGAGCCGGAACCGGTGCCGCGCCCGGCCCAGCCGCACGGCGCCAACACGGCGCGCAGCGCGGGCTGAACCCGCAGCGGAACGGCTGCGGCCATATGAGGAAACATTCGCCATGAAGCTGCTCTATTTCGCCTGGCTGCGGACCAAGACCGGGATCACCCAGGAGGAGGTGGCGCCGCCCGAGCATGTGCGCGACGTGGCGTCCCTGGTCGAGTGGCTGCGCACGCGCGGCCCCGGTTTCGCCGACGCCTTCGGAAACGCGGCGGTGGTCCGCGTGGCGGTCAACCAGGAATACGCCCGCCCCGACCATCCGCTCCGCGCCGGGGACGAGGTGGCGCTTTTCCCGCCCGTCACGGGAGGCTGAGGGACATGGCGGTCCGCGTCCAGCGGGAGGATTTCGACGTCGGCGCCGAATTGGCGGCCCTCAGCGAAGGCAACCACGGCGTCGGCGGCGTCACCAGCTTCGTCGGCCTCGTTCGCGAGATGGGCGGCGGGCCGAGCGCCATGACGCTGGAGCACTATCCGGGCATGACCGAGCGCCAGCTGGCCGAAATCGAGGCCGAGGCGCGGCGCCGCTGGCCGCTCCAGGCGACGCTGATCGTCCATCGCTACGGCCGCCTGGAGCCCGGCGACAGGATCGTGCTGGTCGCCACCGCCAGCGCCCACCGCCAGGCGGCCTTCGAGAGCTGCCATTTCCTGATCGACTGGCTGAAGACCCGCGCGCCCTTCTGGAAGCTGGAGGAGACCTCCGAGGGCGCCCGCTGGGTCGAGGCCAAGGAGGACGACGATGCCGCGGCGGCCCGGTGGGCGCCCCGGCCGCCGACGGGGGATGTCTCTCCCTGAGACTTCGGCATACAATATTCAGGCGCTCCCCTAATTACATAACATAGTATTCAATCTACATCGTTAACCAAGGTCATTCATTAGAATGCACCCAACACTTCGTATGACTTGGTAATTTTGCCGCACCCATGGCATTTTAATTAAGAGATAACTCTTTCGATCGAGTATCCATCGCGACCAATCGGGAACTTACAACGAATCGAAAGGGATCACCCATGTTCCAGCGCGATGGTGCGGGCAGTAAGTGCAGCTTTTTCAGCAAGGCCATCCAAACCGCCGCAGCCCTGTTCCTGTGCACCGGGCTGCTCGCCGCTGGTACGGCCCAGGCGCAGATCCGGATCGTCACCGGCGTCCTTCCCCCTCTGACCGATGATTCGGGAACCGACAAGGGCTTCCTGTACGACGTCGTCGAGGAGATCAAGAAGCTGGTCAAGGTTTCGGCCCCGATCGAGATGATGCTCTGGACCGACGCGTCGAAGATCGCCCAGAACGAAGCCAACATCGTGATCTTCCCGCTGACCCGGACGCCGCAGCGGGAGAACAGCTTCCGCTGGATCACCAAGATGTTCGACATGAAGCGGTCCTTCACCACCCTTCCGGGCGTGGCGCCGATCAACTCGCCGGAAGAGGCCAAGAAGATCGCCTCGATCGGCGTGCTGGAGCGCAGCTCCTCCCAGACCTTCCTGAAGGAATACGGGCTGACCAACACCGTCGAGTTCCCGTCCAACAAGGCCCTGGTCGAAGGGCTGGCCGCCGGCAAGGTCGCTTCGATCTACGGCATCAACCCGATGACCGTCAGCGAGTGGCGCGGCATCGGCCGCAAGGACCAGCTGGTGTTCGGCACTCCGGTCGAAATCACCGGTTCCTTCATCGGCACGAGCCTGAAGGGCGACCTGGTCAAGATGGAGGAGTGGCAGTCGGCCTTCGAGGTGATCCAGCAGGACGGCACCTTCGATCGCCTGCTCGCCAAGTACGGCCTGAACTGACCACGTGCAGCGACGACACCGATCCGGCTCCCGCCAAGGCGGGAGCCGGTTTCGCGTTCAGGGATAGCCCGCCGGTACCCCGATCAGCAGACGCCGTCCTGGTGGGTGTCCATGAAGTGCCGGAGCACCAGCTTCAAGCGGGCGACGTGCCGCATGTCTCCCCGTTCCTGCGCGTGCCTTATGTCGTCGAGGATGATCCCCTTGATGCAGGTCTCGCCGTCGGGACGGTGCAGAAGATAGTTCCCCATTTCCAGGGCGATCATCTCCGGCACGTGCTCGTGCTCGGCAATGGCCAGGATTTCGTTCTCGGTCAACTCACTGAGCGCGATGCAGTCCTCTATCGTGATCATGTCTTGGTACTCCTCCGGGATGCCGCCCCTGTTGACCGGGGCTCTTGTTTGATCGCGTCCGCCTCGCTGTTCCTGCCTGCCGGTCCCCCTCAGTGCGCCATCAGGACCGGCAATCCGGGATGGGACAGGACATGGCGGGTCACGCCGCCGAGGATCATTTCACGGACCCGGCTGTGGCCGTATCCCCCCATGACCAGCAGGTCGGCCCCCAGGTCGGTTACGCGGGCGACCAGGGCGCTGCCCACGGACTCCTTCGCCGGCCGGATCGTATCGACGGTAGGCTGGATGCCATGCCAGGCGAGATAGTCCGCCAGGCGGGCCGCTTCGTCGGCGGATGTGACGGCGGTGTCCGCCGTGACGATGAAGACGGACGCGGCACGGATCAGGAAGGGCATGGCCGCCGCGACCGCCCGGGCGCATTCGGCCCCGCCGTTCCAGGCGATCGCGACCGTGCCGCCGACCTTGGCCGGCGGCCGTTCCGGGGCCAGCAGCAGCGGCCGGGCCGAACCGAGCAGCGTCGCTTCCAGCGCCACCGAAAGCCGGCTGTCGCCGACCCCCACGGCCTGCGGGAAGACGACCAGGTCGGCCAGCCGCGCCTCGTGGGGGATCACGTCCTCCATCACGCCGGTCACCGACCGCATCCGGCCCGACGCCATGCCCGGGCCGGGAGCGGACTGCACGAGGGCCGCCTGGGCCGCGGCGCGCGCCGCCTCGAAATGCTTGCGGGCGACGTCGGCGTCGGCGGTGAATTCCTGCTCAGCCGCCTTCATGATCTCCTCGATCATGGCCCCGGACAGCCCGTCGCCCAGCATGGGAACCATGTCGCGCGGGTCACCGCCGACATGCAGCGCCTCCACATGGGCATCGAATGTCTTGGCGACGGCGAAGCCCATCGCGAGGACCGACCGGTCGCAGTCGCGGCCGATCAACGGCACCAGGATTTTTCGGAGCATTCCAGTCTCTCCCTCGATCGGGGAACCCTTATGGTTAGCGCAACACTAAGACCGTCGGCCACGCTCCACAATGATGCACATCAATTCGCGCAGACAATCTTGCTGCCGGCGATGAAGCCGGACCGCCATCAATTGAAGCGCAATTATCAAATGATTTTCTCTATATTTGATATGACTGATGCCGTATCGCCAATTGAAGGCACGCGAGACCAGCTGAGCGGTTCAATTTTATAACGAAGCTGGCGGCGCACCACGGCCTCGTCAGCGTCGGAAGCATCGCCGGTCCGCGACCGCACCCGAGCGATCAGAGTATCGGCGTCCGCCTCCAGCCAGACACCCCGGAACGGCACGCCGGCACTCCGCGCCATCTCCTCCAGGTCGGCCCGCTCTTCCGGCCGGGCATTGACGGCATCGACCACGACGGCGTGCCCGGCCCGGACGATGCGGCCCGCGCGCTCCAGTAGTTCGGCATAGACCCGGCGGGTCATCTCCCCGGAATAGGCCCCGGCCGGCAGCCGCTCAGTCTCCGCCACGCCGAAGAGACGCTTGCGCAGCACGTCGCTGCGCAGGACCACCGCCCCCGGTGCCGGGCCGATTCCGGGAGCCAGGGCGCGTGCGACCGTCGTCTTGCCGGTTCCGGACAGGCCGCCAAGCGCCACCATCATCGGTCCGGGCGGATGGATCGCGGCCACGGCATGGTCCAGGTAGGCCGCGGCTTCGGCATGGGCCGCCGCCGGATCGGGCTGCGCCGCGGCACCGCTCGCCAGCACCTTGGCCCGGACGGCGGCGCGGGCGGACAGGAACAGCGGCAGCAGCGCCAGCCCGTCGCAGTCGCCCGTCAATTCGAGCATCCGGTTCAGCAGCGTGTTGGCGAGCGGACGGAGCCCGCGATGCTCCAGGTCCATCAGCAGGAAGGCCAGGTCGTACAGCACGTCGATGACGGCGATGTCGTCGTTGAACTCGACGCAGTCGAACAGCGTGGGCCGCCCGTCGACCAGGCAGATGTTCCGCAGGTGCAGGTCGCCGTGGCAGAACCGGACGAACCCGCCGTCGCGCCGCCGGTCCAGCAGCCCCCCGAACCGGTCGAGCGCGGCGGTCGAGGCCTCGCCGAGGGCTTGGACCCGGTCGGGCGAAAAGACGTCCGGCCGTTCCGCCAGTTCCGCGACATTGTCCTCGACCACCCAGCGCATGGCGCCGGCCCCGCCGCGGTCGGTCACCACCTCGGCCCCGCCATGGAAAGACGCGATGGTCTCCGCGAGATCGCGCATCAGGCCGGCGGAGAGGGCACCGCGATCGGCCATGCGGTCGAACAGGGTGTCCTGGTCCAGCCGCGCCATCACCACGACCCAGTCGATCGGGACGCCTTGCGGATCTGAAAGGGGTGTCCCGATCCCGCCCAGCGCCAGGGAGCCGTCGGGTCGGCGCAGCACGGGGGCCGTCCCGAGATAGACCGACGGCGCCGTGCGCCGGTTCAGCCGAACCTCCGCCTCGCAGGCGGCGCGCCGGCGCTCGACGGTGCCGTAGTCCATGTAGGGGAAACGCACCGCGCGCTTCAGCTTGTAGACGCGGTCGCCGGCCAGGAAGACGATGCTTCCGTGGGTATCGACGCGCTCGACCGCGGCGCCCCCATAGGTATCCGGGGCGGACAGGAAAGCCACGACGCCGGCCTGGTCCGAAGGGTCGGGATGATCGGTCATGGCCCAGTCTAGCAGCCGCCCCGCCCGGCAGGGAAGAAAGAGGCGGAGGAGCCGGTCGCTACCGCACCGCGGCGGACGTTTCCATAAAACGCAATCCTTAACCATTGACAGGCGAATCGGTCCGACGCATCGTTCCGGCACCGCGGCGCAGCACCTCCGGCGCGCCGTCCCGCCTGGACCAAGCTTCCCCGGAAGCCCCGACAAGGGAGAGACCGACGCCATGCCACGGCGCCCCCTCGCACCCGTTGCCGGTGCCGTTCCGGGCCGTAACCGCCCCACGAAAGCCCGCAAGATGCCTCAGGACGCCCCGGTCCCCGCCCTCGCCCCTCTTCCGACCGCGCCAGGCCCGGCATCGGAACCCGCACGGTCCCCGGTGGCGGACCTGCGCTGGCCGCTGCTGACCGGCGACGCCTGTTTTCCCGCGGGAAGCGCATCTCCCGCCGATCTCGCCGCCCTGACGGCGGAACTGGGCGAAGCCTTGAGGCGGTTCTCCGCCGCGACCGACGACGATCCGTTCAGCAATCCGGTGCAGCGGGTGGCGCTGGAGCTGTCGCGCAAGATCGAGGACGGCTCGGTCTCCTACGCGACGCTGGAGCAGCTGATCCAGTACCTGTCGGCCGACGGCTTCATCGGCCGCGCCGCCCGCCTGTCGCGCTATATCGGGGAGATGGATCCGGAGGCCAACGCCGCGTCCCTGGTCGCCCGGATCCGCGCATTGGCCGTGCCGCCCGGCACCGAGGCGCCGGTGCCGTTCGAGGCGTTCCGTGCCCAGGTGGAGCGCGAGCTTTTCGGCATCGTCATGACCGCGCACCCGACCTTCAACCTGTCGGGCGAGCTGATGGAGCTGCTGACGACCCTGGCCTCGGGCCACGCCGGCGACGGCACGCCGCTGTCGGACTCGACCCGGGCCGAGCTGATCGAGCACATGGCCGGGCTGGTCCACCGCCCCGACGACGACCTGAGCCTGACCCGCGAGCATACCCTGTCGCTGATCGCGATCGGCAACGTCCAGGCGGCGTTGCGCCGGCTCTACGAGATCGTCTACGCCGTCGCGGAGGAGGTCTATCCCGAGCGCTGGACCGATCTGACGCCCAAGATGATCACCGTGGCGAGCTGGGTCGGCTACGACCTGGACGGGCGGTCGGACATCAAGTGGACCGACACGCTGCGCAAGCGCCTGATCGTCCAGGCCGGCCAGCTTCGCCATTACCGGGAGGAGGTGCGCGCGGTGCGCGGCCTCGCCTCGTCCGGCGAGGAGATCCGCCACACCCTGGACCTGCTCGAATCGCGGCTGGCGCTGGCGATCAACGAGGTGACGGACGAGATCGGCGTGTTCGGCCAGGACCCGGGAGAGGCCGGCGCCCTGCCCCACATCCAGCGGATCGCCCAGCGCATGCATGACGGCATCTCGCTGCGGCTGATCGACAACTCCCAGGCGACCGGGCTGATCGACCGGATCATCCGGCTGGCGACATCCGGCGGCACCGACCGCGATCCGGCGATCCGCCGGCTGTGCACCCTGCGGGCCGAACTGGCGAACTACGGCCTGGGCATGGCGCATACCCATGTCCGGATCAACGCGACCCAGCTGCACAACGCGATCCGAAAGACAGTCGGGATGGAGACGGCGCCCGACGACCCGCGCTACCGCCAGTCCTACCTGGCGTCGCTGAACGACCTGCTGGACAAGGTCAGGCCGCAGACGATCAATTTCGGCTCGATCATGTCGGAGCGGACTTCGGCCAAGCGGCTGTTCATGATCGTGGCCCAGATGCTGAAATATGCCGACGCCACCACTCCCGTCCGCTTCCTGATCGCCGAGTGCGAGTCCGCCTTCACACCGCTGACGGCGCTCTACTACGCCCGCCTGTTCGGGGTCGCCGACAAGATCGACATCAGCCCGCTGTTCGAGACGGAGAAGGCTCTGGAACTGGGCAGCCGGGTGATCGACCAGCTGCTGGAGAACCCGCACTACCGGGCCTATGTCCAGGCCCGCGGGCGGCTATGCATCCAGACCGGCTTCTCCGACGCGGGACGCTACCTGGGGCAGACGCCGGCCTCCGCCTCGATCGAGCGGCTCCGGCTGCGCATCGCGCGGCTATTCCCCAAGCACGGCCTGACCGGCGTGCAGCTGGTGATCTTCGACACCCACGGCGAGTCGATCGGCCGCGGCGCCCACCCCGCCGGGTTCGAGGAGCGGCTGAGCTATACCGCCACACCCTATTCCCTGGAGTTCCTGGCCGACAACAAGGTGGACTTCAAGCAGGAGGTCAGCTTCCAGGGCGGCGACGGCTTCCTGTATTTCGTGACGCCGGCCGGCGCCTTCGCGGTGGTCACCCGGATCCTGGAGCACATGTTCGGCGACCGGGGCGACGCCCGGGGCGACCCGTTCTACGAGGACCCGGACTACATCACCGAGTTCTTCACCACGGTGAAGGAGTTCCAGGTCTCGCTGGTGAAGAACCCGGACTATGCGACGCTGCTGGGCGCCTTCGGCACCAACCTGCTGTTCCCGTCGGGCAGCAGGGCGATCAAGCGCCAGCACGACAGCGCCGACGACAGCGAGCAGGCCTCGGTCAGCCAGATCCGGGCGATCCCGCACAACGCGATCCTTCAGCAGCTGGGCCTGCCGGCCAACACGATCAGCGGCGTCGGCGAGGCGATCGGCAAGGACCCGGAGCGGTTCCGCCAGCTCTATGCCCGGTCCAGCCGGTTCCGCCATCTGATCGGCATGGTCGAGTACGGCGCCGCGATCGCATCGCCCGACGCGCTGCGGGCCTACGTGGACACCCTCGATCCCGGGCTGTGGCTGCTGCGCGCTGCCAAGACGCCGGACAAGGCGCGGGCGGAGGAGATGCGGCGGCTGGCGCGGTACCTGGAGGATACCCAGCTCCACGCCCGCCAGACCAAGGTCGGCCGCAGGCTCTTCGCGGACTATTGCCTGTTGCGCGACGGGCTGGGGCAGATCGAGGGCGGCGGCTGCGGAGCGCTGGTGACCCCGGCCGCGCGGGAACAGCTGGCCATCCTTCACGCGGTCCGGATCGCGCTGATCCACGAGATCTTCCTGCTGGCGACCCACATCCCGCAGTTCAGCAGCCAGCACAACACGACCCATGCCCGGCTGCTGATGCGGGTGCTCCACCTGGACATCCCGACCGCGGTCAGCCAGCTGGAACGCATCTTCCCCGCGACCACCGACGCCGCCGTGAACGGGGATTTCGGCGAGCGGGCGACCTATGCCAGCGACGAGAGCCAGAACTACCAGCGGGAGAACGAGGATATCTTCAAGCCGATGAACGGCCTGTACGAACTGCTGCGCCGGGTCAGCGTCGGCGTCGTACACCGCATCGGCTTCTTCGGCTGAGGCGCTCCGGCCGGCAACTTCCCGGGTCTGCCGGCGTTGATGCGGCATCTGGTCAGCGTCTGGAGGTCCGCCATTTCCACCACGAATCTACTGCTCGCCGTGGCGCTCCTGGCCGCCGGGCTGGCGATCCTCTATGGGCTGGCGCGCGGACTGCTATGGCTGGTCCGCCGGGGGGCGGAGCGGCTCCAGGGACCCGTGAAGATGTCGCGGCACTGGGTGCGCGACCGGCCGGTGGTGGCGCTGTTGGAGAGCCGCTTCCCGCGGGCGTTCCGATTCGTCAAGGCGCGGCTGAGCACCCGCCCGTTCACCGGGCTGCCCTTGACGCTGATGGTGATCTTCGCGGTCTACCTGGTGGCCTTGTTCGGCGGGATGGTGCAGGACCTGCACGAGGCCGAGGACCTGGTGGCGATGGACACGGCGGTGGACCGCTGGTTCGACAGCCACCGGGTCGAACCCTTCATCGGGGCCATGGTCTGGCTGACCCTGTGGGGCCAGGGACCGACCATCACCATCGTCGGGCTGGTCGCTTCCCTGCTGTGGTGGAGCAGCAGCCGCGGCCATCTGGTGGTCCCTTTCTGGATCTGCCTGATCGGGGCCCAGGTGACGACCTGGACCGCCAAATACGTGATCGCGCGCGAGCGGCCCGGCGCCTGGGACCTGCTGGAGGAGCACAGCCCGGCCTTCCCCAGCGGCCACGCCACCGCCGCCATCTCCGTCTACGGGTTCATCGCCTACAGCGTCTGGCGGACCATCCAGACCCAGCCGCGCGCCCGCTTCGAAGTGTTGTTCTGGGGAGCGGTGGCGATCATGCTGATCGGCTTCAGCCGGATCTATCTGAGCGTCCACTTCGTCAGCGATGTCGCCAGCGGCTATCTGGTCGGCGGCTTCTGGCTGGCCGTCGCCGTGACGGTGACGGAGTGGCGCACGGCCCGGCGCGACGGCGGGCGGAACCCCAACGATCATGGGGCGGATCGGGAGTCCGATAGGGGGCCGCCCCTTGACCTGATCGGGACTTAGACCAAAGTACAGCGTTACAGTCTCGTCCGGGACGCTATTATAGCGTTCCTTACCGCGAAAAGGTGAGGCGAGTGCTGCTCGTAACATCAACCTGGAGAGGATCACGCTATGAAGTGGAAGACCCCGCGCATCGTCGAGATCGCCGTCGGCATGGAAATCAACTGCTACGCCTGCGCTGAGATCTAAGCTATCCGCCCCCGCCTGCGGTTGAAGACTGGATACGGCCGTGAAAATAGTTGTGCTGGGCTCGGCCGCCGGCGGTGGCTACCCTCAATGGAACTGCAATTGCGACACTTGCCGGCGCGCCCGCTCCGGTGATCCGGCGGCCAAGCCCCGGACGCAGTCTTCGCTCGCGATCAGCGCCGACGGCGAGCGTTGGTTCCTGCTGAACGCGTCTCCCGACCTGCGCCAGCAGATCCTGGCCACTCCCCTGCTCCACCCGCGCCACGGCAAGCGGCACAGCCCGATCTCCGGGGTCGTCCTGACCAACGGCGACGTGGACCATATCGCGGGACTGATAAACCTGCGCGAAAGCCAGCCGCTGTCGCTCTACGCGACCTCTCGCATCCATGCGGTGTTGGCCGCCAACAGCATCTTCCAGGTGCTCAACCCCGACCTCGTCGAGCGCCGCACCCTGGCGCTGAACGATCCGGTCGAACTGGTGGGCCCCGACGGCCCGAGCGGCATCCGCGTCGAGATTTTCGCCGTGCCGGGCAAAGTGGCGCTCTATCTGGAGGATGCCGCCCCGGTGCTGGACGGCGAGACCGAGGACACCGTGGGATTGCGCATCAGTGGCGGCGGCAAGAGCTTCTTCTACGTTCCCGGCTGCGCGAAGCTGACGCCGGCATTGGCCGACCGCCTGCGCGGGGCCGACCTGCTGCTGTTCGACGGCACCCTGTGGCGAGACGACGAGATGGTCCTGAACGGCGTCGGCACGAAGACCGGCCGGCGCATGGGCCACATGAGCGTTTCCGGCCCCGACGGGTCGCTTGCCGCCTTCGCCGATCTCGGCATCCGGCGCAAGATCTTCATCCACATCAACAACACCAACCCCATCCTGCTGGATGACAGCCCGGAACGCGCCGCCGTGGAAGAGGCCGGCTGGGAAGTGGGGGAAGACGGACGGGAAGTTTCGCCATGACCGAACTGCTGAGCCAGGACCAGCTCGAAGAACGCCTCCGCGCCATAGGCGCCGCGCGCTACCACAGCCTTCACCCGTTCCACCAGCTTCTGCACACCGGCAAGCTGGATTTCGGCCAGGTGCAGGCCTGGGCGTTGAACCGCTACTATTACCAGTGCAACATCCCGATCAAGGACTCGATCGTGCTGTCGCGCCTGACCAATGTCGAGGACCGGCGGGCCTGGCGCCAGCGCATCATCGACCATGACGGCACCCAGCCCGGAGAAGGCGGCATCGCCCGCTGGCTGAAGCTGACCGAGGGGCTGAAGCTCGACACCGCCTATGTGGAGAGCTGCGCCGGAATCCTGCCCGCGACCAAGTTCGCGGTGGAGGCCTATGTCCATTTCGTGCGCCACCGGACCGTGCTCGAGGCGGTCGCCTCGTCGCTGACCGAATTGTTCTCGCCCGGCATCATCCAGAACCGGGTCTCCGGGATGCTGGCGAACTACGACTTCATCAGCAAGGAGACGCTGGCCTATTTCAACAACCGCTTGACCGAGGCACCGCGCGACGCCGACTTCGCGCTGGCCTACGTCAAGCGGGAGGCCCGGCGCCCCGACCAGCAGCAGGCTGTCCTGGCGGCGCTGGAATTCAAGTGCGACGTGCTGTGGGCCCAGCTCGACGCGCTCTACCACGCCTATGTCGCACCAGGACATATCCATCCCGGCGCCTTCGTGCCCGAGCGGCGCTGACGTCATGGCGACGATCACCGAGGAAAGCGTGCCGCGACTGCCGCGGCACGTGAAGTTCCGGTTCGACCAGGCCCGCGAGGCGTGGGTCGTGCTAGCCCCGGAAAAAGTCTTCATGCCCGACGAAATCGCGGTCGAGGTCCTGAAACGCTGCGACGGGGATACCACCTTGAAGGACATCATCGACGATCTGGCGCGGACCTTCGAGGCGGAACGCGACGTGGTCGCCGCCGACGTGGTCGCCATGCTCCAGGATCTGTCCGACAAGGGGATCATCACGACATGAACGCCCTCTCGCCGTCTCCCGCGAAGGACAGCACCGGCAAGGCCCCTCCGGCGCCGCCGCTGGCGCTGCTGGCCGAGCTGACCCACCGCTGCCCGCTGCAATGCCCCTACTGCTCCAACCCGGTGGAGCTGGAACGCTCCGGCGCGGAGCTGGACACGGCGACCTGGAAGCGGGTCCTGACCGAGGCGGCGGAGCTGGGCATCCTTCAGGTCCATTTCTCCGGCGGCGAGCCGACCGTGCGGAAGGACCTGGCGGAACTGATCCGGCATGCGGCCAAGCTCGGCTGCTACACCAACCTGATCACCTCCGGCGTCCTGCTCGACGCGGCCCGGCTGAAGGAACTGTACGACGCCGGGCTGGACCACGTGCAGCTCAGCTTCCAGGATACCGACGTCGGCAGCGCCGAGCGGATCGGCAATTTCGCGGGCGCCCAGGCCCGCAAGCTGGAGGTCGCGCGCCTGACCCGCGAGGCGGGACTGCCGCTGACCGTCAACGCCGTCGTCCACCGGCACAATCTCGGCCGGCTGGAGGAGATGATCCAGCTCGCCCTCGACCTGGGAGCGGAACGGCTGGAAGTCGCCCATGTCCAGTATTATGGCTGGGCGCTGAAGAACCGCGCGGCGCTGCTGCCGACCCGCGAGCAGCTCGACCGCGCGACCGAGGTGGTGACCAAGGCGCGGGAGCGGCTGAAGGGCCGGCTGATGATCGACTACGTCGTCCCGGACTACTACGCCAAGCGCCCGAAATCCTGCATGGGCGGCTGGGGCCGCCAGTTCCTCAACGTGTCGCCGGCCGGCAAGGTGCTGCCCTGCCACGCCGCCGAGAGCATCACCGGGCTGGAGTTCGACCGCGTCCAGGACCGCCCTCTGGGAGAGATCTGGCGGAACTCCGCGGCGTTCCAGGCCTACCGGGGCACCGATTGGATGCCCGAGACCTGCCGGACCTGCGACCGCCGCGAGATCGACTGGGGCGGCTGCCGCTGCCAGGCCTTCGCGCTGACCGGCAAGGCCGACGCGGTCGACCCGGCCTGCGGGCTGTCGCCGTTCCACGACGAGATCTTCGCCCTGGCGGAACGGGAAGCGGGCGCCGCTCCCCCGCCCTTCGTCTACCGCCGCATCGGTGGGGCTTGACTCACGACTCCGTCGGCACCGGGCAGCGCTTACCGGTCCAGGGCGGCGGCGCCGGGTCGGTCATGACGCCCTGGGCGCCGACGCCGGACAGGACGATCTGATCGTCGGCGACGAGGTCGTAGAATTGGGTATAGCCACCCTCGAAGACGATGGTGAAGCGGGGACCCAGCTCCTTGTAAGCCGATATCGCGCGCTTCTCGGTGCCGCCGAAGGTGCTCCACGAGGTCTGGATGCCGTCTTCCCATTGCAGGTAGCCGATGTCGCACCGCGCGCCCCAGCGCCCGCGCAGCGGCGCCGGGACGGACGCCGTGCCCGTCACGGCGCGGGCGGCTTCGAAGCGGGACCGTGCGTCGGCCAGCCGTGACAGCGCGGTCTCGCGGTCGATCGGGTTCGGCGTCCACTCCATGTGGGGCGGCGGCTCGGCATCGGAGCAGCGGACCAGCGTCGGCCCGCCCTCGTGCAGCCCCGT contains:
- a CDS encoding phosphoenolpyruvate carboxylase; translated protein: MPQDAPVPALAPLPTAPGPASEPARSPVADLRWPLLTGDACFPAGSASPADLAALTAELGEALRRFSAATDDDPFSNPVQRVALELSRKIEDGSVSYATLEQLIQYLSADGFIGRAARLSRYIGEMDPEANAASLVARIRALAVPPGTEAPVPFEAFRAQVERELFGIVMTAHPTFNLSGELMELLTTLASGHAGDGTPLSDSTRAELIEHMAGLVHRPDDDLSLTREHTLSLIAIGNVQAALRRLYEIVYAVAEEVYPERWTDLTPKMITVASWVGYDLDGRSDIKWTDTLRKRLIVQAGQLRHYREEVRAVRGLASSGEEIRHTLDLLESRLALAINEVTDEIGVFGQDPGEAGALPHIQRIAQRMHDGISLRLIDNSQATGLIDRIIRLATSGGTDRDPAIRRLCTLRAELANYGLGMAHTHVRINATQLHNAIRKTVGMETAPDDPRYRQSYLASLNDLLDKVRPQTINFGSIMSERTSAKRLFMIVAQMLKYADATTPVRFLIAECESAFTPLTALYYARLFGVADKIDISPLFETEKALELGSRVIDQLLENPHYRAYVQARGRLCIQTGFSDAGRYLGQTPASASIERLRLRIARLFPKHGLTGVQLVIFDTHGESIGRGAHPAGFEERLSYTATPYSLEFLADNKVDFKQEVSFQGGDGFLYFVTPAGAFAVVTRILEHMFGDRGDARGDPFYEDPDYITEFFTTVKEFQVSLVKNPDYATLLGAFGTNLLFPSGSRAIKRQHDSADDSEQASVSQIRAIPHNAILQQLGLPANTISGVGEAIGKDPERFRQLYARSSRFRHLIGMVEYGAAIASPDALRAYVDTLDPGLWLLRAAKTPDKARAEEMRRLARYLEDTQLHARQTKVGRRLFADYCLLRDGLGQIEGGGCGALVTPAAREQLAILHAVRIALIHEIFLLATHIPQFSSQHNTTHARLLMRVLHLDIPTAVSQLERIFPATTDAAVNGDFGERATYASDESQNYQRENEDIFKPMNGLYELLRRVSVGVVHRIGFFG
- a CDS encoding phosphatase PAP2 family protein, producing MRHLVSVWRSAISTTNLLLAVALLAAGLAILYGLARGLLWLVRRGAERLQGPVKMSRHWVRDRPVVALLESRFPRAFRFVKARLSTRPFTGLPLTLMVIFAVYLVALFGGMVQDLHEAEDLVAMDTAVDRWFDSHRVEPFIGAMVWLTLWGQGPTITIVGLVASLLWWSSSRGHLVVPFWICLIGAQVTTWTAKYVIARERPGAWDLLEEHSPAFPSGHATAAISVYGFIAYSVWRTIQTQPRARFEVLFWGAVAIMLIGFSRIYLSVHFVSDVASGYLVGGFWLAVAVTVTEWRTARRDGGRNPNDHGADRESDRGPPLDLIGT
- the pqqA gene encoding pyrroloquinoline quinone precursor peptide PqqA, with translation MKWKTPRIVEIAVGMEINCYACAEI
- the pqqB gene encoding pyrroloquinoline quinone biosynthesis protein PqqB encodes the protein MKIVVLGSAAGGGYPQWNCNCDTCRRARSGDPAAKPRTQSSLAISADGERWFLLNASPDLRQQILATPLLHPRHGKRHSPISGVVLTNGDVDHIAGLINLRESQPLSLYATSRIHAVLAANSIFQVLNPDLVERRTLALNDPVELVGPDGPSGIRVEIFAVPGKVALYLEDAAPVLDGETEDTVGLRISGGGKSFFYVPGCAKLTPALADRLRGADLLLFDGTLWRDDEMVLNGVGTKTGRRMGHMSVSGPDGSLAAFADLGIRRKIFIHINNTNPILLDDSPERAAVEEAGWEVGEDGREVSP
- the pqqC gene encoding pyrroloquinoline-quinone synthase PqqC; translation: MTELLSQDQLEERLRAIGAARYHSLHPFHQLLHTGKLDFGQVQAWALNRYYYQCNIPIKDSIVLSRLTNVEDRRAWRQRIIDHDGTQPGEGGIARWLKLTEGLKLDTAYVESCAGILPATKFAVEAYVHFVRHRTVLEAVASSLTELFSPGIIQNRVSGMLANYDFISKETLAYFNNRLTEAPRDADFALAYVKREARRPDQQQAVLAALEFKCDVLWAQLDALYHAYVAPGHIHPGAFVPERR